DNA from Geminicoccaceae bacterium:
TCAAGGTGGAGCGCCAGGCCGGCGATTTTGTCGTCGAGGGAGTACCGCTGGCCAGGATATGGGGGTGTGGCGACGAAGCTCTCGAAAAGATCGAGGACAATGTCCGCGGCAATTTCGTATTCGGCCCGAAGCGGACCGCGGCGCAGGACATCCAGTTCGCCCTTCGCGGTCTGGTGGAGATTGCCCTGCGTGCCCTTTCCCCGGGAATCAACGATCCCCACACGGCACTGGCCTGCATCGACTACATCGGCAGTGCTCTGGTCAAGCTCATGACCGGGCCCGTCGATCCGAAAATGTTGCCGGACGACAAGGGTATCGCAAGGCTGGCTCTCAGCGGGCCTTCACTGGACGACTATGCCGATACGGGCTTCAACCCGATACGTCATGCAGGTGCGGACAATCCGCTGGTTCTGGGACGACTGGCGGACGTCCAGCTCATGCTGCTCTCCCTGTCCGACGACGAGGAGGAATGCATGTTGTGGAAGCGACACCTTCGGCGCACGCTCGAAACGGCCGAACGCTGCATTGCCGAACCGGCGGAACGGGTGGACCTGCAACAGCGGATTGGCACTGCCATCGGCGCCCGATAGAGCTTTTCCCGTTCAGGCGGAATAGCCTGAACGATCAGGAAATGCGTCGAAACAAACAGATAGAGCCAGTTTTCCGATTTCACCTAATCGGGAAACGCTCTAGTCGCGCGCGCCTCTTGTCGACTTTCCCGATCAGGTGAATATCCTCCGACAAGTATTGTCAGATACGGGTAATTTCCGCGCAGACAGCGGCCTGCACGGCCGCATCGGCGCCGATCCTCTCGCCGAATATCGAACGCATGCCGAGAAACGCCCGTGCCGTTTCCTGCGGTCTGGCGGAAATCCTCGACGCGAGTTCCGCGGTCATCGGATCGGGAGAGGCAAGTCCCCGCTGCCAGACAGCGATCCACGCCGCGACCGCCCGACAGAGCAACCGCGGGACACGCCCCTCCCGAAGGTGCCATTCCAGCGCCGGAACCAGCCGCTGGGCAATCTTCTGGCTGCTGTCCATGGCGATCTGGGCGACACGATGCCGGATCGCCGGGTTGGCGAAGCGCTCGATCACCGAATCGACATGGGCATGAGGATCGAGACCGGCGGGAACGGCTGTGGCGGGGATCATCTCCTCTTTCAGCAATGCTTCAATAAACGTCCGTATCGTATTGTCAGCCATACTGTCCGCGACCGTCTCATGCCCTCGCAACAGGCCCAGCCATGCCAGCGAGGAATGCGGCGCGTTGACCAGCCGCAGCTTGGCATTCTCGAACGGTTCCACATCGCCGGTGATCAGGGCGCCATGCCGGTCCCAGGCTGGCCGCGCCCCGTCGAACCGGTCCTCGATGACCCACTGGCTGAACGGCTCGGTGACGACCGCCGCATGGTCCATCCAGCCGAGCTGGCGT
Protein-coding regions in this window:
- a CDS encoding mannitol dehydrogenase family protein, whose protein sequence is METIPVQRAEATRIMHLGPGAFFRAHMADYSQKALAEDPSMGIAAVSMRSTAVVDALRERDCIYSLSELHADGLRTRPIGVIREAVALARDRERVMRLAVDPGLSIISMTVTEKGYSLDPATGALDLDQSDIRHDLANRDNPVTVAGLLTAILSARRHAGLDWPTVMSLDNLRGNGQLLKSAIIRFARKIDGELADAIERDLACPSSMVDRITPATTDADRQAIARQLGWMDHAAVVTEPFSQWVIEDRFDGARPAWDRHGALITGDVEPFENAKLRLVNAPHSSLAWLGLLRGHETVADSMADNTIRTFIEALLKEEMIPATAVPAGLDPHAHVDSVIERFANPAIRHRVAQIAMDSSQKIAQRLVPALEWHLREGRVPRLLCRAVAAWIAVWQRGLASPDPMTAELASRISARPQETARAFLGMRSIFGERIGADAAVQAAVCAEITRI